The Brienomyrus brachyistius isolate T26 chromosome 9, BBRACH_0.4, whole genome shotgun sequence genome contains the following window.
aatattattataacataactgtttttgcattaatgttataatgaaatatattGGCACTACTGTACTGCCTAGGTTTCGTTCTAGGTTTCGTGCTGTTCTTTCGTTGAATTAGTAGCAGATAAACAGAATTTaaagaaacatccatccattttccaaaccgcttatactactgggtcgcggggggtccggagcctatcccggaagcaatgggcacgaggcaggggacaacccaggatggggggccagcccatcgcagggcacattcacacaccattcacacctacgggcaatttagcaagtccaactagcctcagcatgtttttggactgtggggggaaaccggagtacctggaggaaaccccacgacgacatggggagaacatgcgaactccacacacatgtgacccaggcggagactcgaacccgcgtcccagaggtgtgaggcaacagtgctaaccaccatgctgccccttttaaagaaacagaaacATTAGATTTCATTATCAAGTCGTGAATATGGTGTACCTGATCGGATTTAGAGTACAATCAGAGCTTTTGGCTAGACGTTCAAGTTGTCTTTTTTCAGATTTATTTATATACGATTACTGTAAGAACATTTTCAGGAGCAACAGTTTCTTCTGTTCTGTTGTGTCATTTCTAGTGTGTTTTTATGTACCTTATAGTGATAATTAAATTATAATAATCGTTATTTTTACAGCACTTTTCACACATGAAATGCAGCTCAAAGTGCTTCACTGAGATTAAAACATGGGATTATGCTATGGGGTTAAAATAAGAACCAAGAACATTAATAACCTCCTGTATTTTGCAGACACTGGATGCCACCGCTGTGGTCAAGGTTGGCTACAGTTTGAGAACTGGTGCTTTTTGCTGTCTGATGTGCGAGAGACCTGGAGCCGCAGCAGGGAGCAGTGCAGGAAATGGGGCGCCGATCTGGCCGTCATCGACAACCAGCAAGTGCAGGTGCTGAGCTCTGCCGGCAGCACTTCGCCGGATAAACAGAGTCTTCTGTGAAGGCTCTCTCACAAATCTAAGACCCAGAGCTGGTCTCTTTCTTGATACAGGCATTTCTTACTGAGAAGGGAAGCCTGGTATATTGGATTGGGCTAAGCCGGTCGACAGGCGGAGAATGGACCTGGATAAACCAGACCGTGCTTGCAGACAGGTGAGAGTGGCATGGTCGCATGGCCATGTAGTATTGTTCCTACCAGGGGTAAAAGTCTCGAATTCAGCATTCAAGTGCATCCGGTACCTCTCTCAGGTGGTACCTCTCTTCCGGATCCACATCATGCTTTCTGTGATgattgccaaataaaggatttaatAGTTGGAGACCTTCCAGGGAGCAATGGCTGCACACTGTTATCAGAGAGTAAGCATTCTTCTCGATCTCCTGCAGTTACTGGGCCCCCGGAGCAGACGGGGAGAATTGCGGGTGCCTGATGGGGAAGCAGTCACCCGGAAGTAACTGGGGATCCGCGCCGTGTATGTATTACACTGCCTACATCTGCCAGAAGATGGTGTGAGGCCGGTCTGTAATTGACCTTTTCCCTCTCTCTGAATTACTTTGCAGCTTTTAGCAAGATGACTAAAGAAACTTTTATCAGTTTAGCGTAATGCTACAATCATATTAGTGTTTCAGATGTGTCCATTTCCAGCTCAAGCTACTACTGCAACATATATGTGCAATTATGTATTTTAACTTGCTTGTGATTTTTTATATTTCACTCAAGACCAGGATTTGCCGATGTTGCACTACAGTAGATGCTGCAGGAAAGGTTCAGCCACAGTATCTCCTACTACACTGTGTGTTGAACTTTGCACTTTTATTGTACGTTAAAGTAAAACCATGTTGACTAACACACTGCTTGTATTTTTGCACTAAGATCACAATACTGTTTACTCTGAGTGATTTGCTGTAACTTTTGTACCATTCCCAAAATGACATTAAACAGTTGTTCATATATTCATAATCCATTTTTATTCTTTGACATACAGAAAAGTGAGACATGGTGGCAATATGTAAACAGTGCCAGTAAAGTTGTAGGAATCAATGGTTATTATTCCTGTAAATCCCTGCACACGATTATAATGCATATACATGTATGGGGAAGAAATTTGTTTATATGTCACATATAATTTCTTCAGTTTTGTGTCCACTTCCTGCATATATCCCTAAATATTATACAGTAAATAtcattctgtgtatttaatctATAGAAATAGTTTTGCTTGGTTTGATTACACCATATTTGGCTCTCATCTATGTGTTGGCTGATTTTTGCTTCTGTGCCACATATGATGCCTTGAGCACTTGCCAGTTCCTCTTTCCTCTTCCCCTGCCTGCTCCACCCATCATTATTGGCTTGGCTTTGCGAACAATGTCCACCAGAGATGAGGTCGGCTCATTTTTCACGCTATCGCTTGAAGAGGAGTTAACAGGCTGATGCGTCTTTTTAGTGTCCGGCTCGTTTCTGTCTTCCACTCTGGTGTGGGCAGAAGCATgtcgttttatttttttaatgcttctacAAAGTATTATAATGATGTCAAAAactcaacactgtttatggagTCACTCTGAACCAGGTGAGGGCTTACCTGAGATACCAGCAATCCCCCAGATTGTACTCCGCTCCATTCACCCCTATCCGAGGCCAGAGACATCGGGGCAATCTTCTTTCCAGCATTAGTATGGTGGCGACCAACTATAACGTGAGGGTTGAGACGAATATAGCAAGATGGTGAAAAGTCTTCTTAGCAAATTGGTTTAGTTGTTGTTTTAATTTTATAGGAAATAGGAAATGTATTTCctggacagcccccccccccaaaaaaaaaaaaaggcccaAGATCAACACCTATACAATGTTCCGGGGaaatttgaaaaagatccatgtAATACTTTTAGAGTTACTGCCTTCACAACATCAAGTGTCCCTTGCAGCCACCCTTTCCATCTTTTGATGCCACCTGGAACTGCTACTCAGGTTTTCCTGTTATTTGTCTGAAGGTGAAATCAGGTGTAGATATTCATCCATATAGTATTTTGGTGAAGTGGAAATAAGATTTGTCACATTCATAAGGGTAAGGGTCGGTCATCTGTGGTCATATGCACATCCTTCCCTTTGCTGCCACCAAGAGATTATGTTTTCAGTGTGTTGCAATTTGTATCAACATGAAAATATTTCTAAAGTTTCACCAATAGAAAAATGTTTCTGTGTAGTTTGAGAAAGATTCAACAAATATTGTTTGGCATATTTTGGTAATGAaataagggtcggcaaataccATTTTCTTTGCTAGCGCTACGCAGTGCTACTTCAGTTATTTTTACCAGTTCCAGTTCGTTTCCTTGCAATATGTATAATGTTTAAAAAGATCAGGCAAATCATTTTAAAGATATTGCAGTGATAAGTGACTGCAGAAGTGGTGGACCGGTCCCAaaaccatatgtttttttaagtagcagacacttttatccaaagtgatgcacAAGTGATACAAATAGCACACTACAAACATATGGCTGTCAATGAATCAACTAGACACAAGTACAGCTAGGCTGTAAACAAATTCAAACAAAAACTGCAACactaaaattgtatttttgctAGGCTGGAACACTGTACTGACCAATCAGTATGTGGGAACAGAACATCTTGATTTATAAGTATTAAAAAAGGAGTAGATGATACCTGGGTCTTCCACAACTCATCCCTCTCCTGAGTCACCTTCCAGTGCGTGTCGCCCATCATGGAGATCAGCAGGTTGATAATGAGAAGGGAGCAAACCAATGAAAAGACGACATGTAGCACGTAGACGATTGGCGGGTTGGGCTGGCTGTTGTCGACAATGAGGTCGACAAGGCCTATGGAGACCTCAAACTCGGAGAACAGGGTAACACCGAAAGATCTAAAGGAGGGGACTTTGGTTGGGTCTTGGGTCATGTATATCATCCACatagctgtggaaggagaataGAGGGAGGGGGGTAGACAGGACAGAGATTTGCATGACCAACCAATTAGGTCACAGGGATACATGACATCGACAAATCGGTGAAAAAGATTTGCAGCTACACATTTCCTgagcagcattttaacaactgacTACAAAAATTGTACTATTTCTGCAATATACTGTAATAATATTGCTGAAAATCATTATCAAATGGTTACTTTTCCAGAAATAACTTTTACTTACCAGTGGTACATGCGAGCAGTGTGACAGTTATCAGCCAAATAAACCTCACTACATCACCACACAAAATCTAAAAAATGATAAACAGAATAATCTTTTAAACTCAGGAGCAAAAATAATAACACATAAACATTCGCATAAACTTTTAAATAAGACAAATCACCTCAAGTCCTTTCTCTCTTATTGACAGAAATATAATCTGAATATTGTAATGATGCCTTATTTTTGCAGACTAACCAATTAAAGGGAAACAATCTTACTTACTGACGATGGTTGAAAACAGTTACCTTTTGCACCATGATCATGTACGGTCCGAGCATCTGAAATCCACGTGCAAAATACATGATGTTACACCAGCCCAGGATCAAAGCGAGCGACATGGCATTTTCCTCTCCTGGCAATTCGGCCACTCGAAGCAAACAGACGAGTAACACCAAACAGCTATAGCCAATCCTGAGAGGGAGAGTTGAAGAAAACTACTTTATTGAAGCCGTAGCGAGTAACAGCACTACAATGATGCAAACAAACAACTCATTGGTTTGTATTCTCACAGACCCTTATAGTACTGTGCAGAAGGAAAACTGATAAcattatttttcatatgatATGATATTAAGTTTGTGAAAGTGTATGACCTTATTAccttaaccatttcaaaatgtATACTAACCCCAGCGTTAGCAGTAACCATCCCAAACACCCACATTTGGCTAATCGATGCCTCATGAACAGGGACATCGTTAGGCCTGGTTATCGGGAGCTACAGCACATGCATTACGTGTGAGCACGGGAGAGCACTGGGTAGCGGGCTTGTCATTGTTGGCATGTGGGGGGAGCTAACTACTTTACAGGAAaaactttctttacaaaaataaTTATGGATATATGAAGCTTTTTCAAAAGGAAAAACGGCGAGGAGATGCATGCGAGGATGGAGGACATGGAGGCAGTGTTACTTCCTGTTACCACAGTAGCTTCACCTGCAGGCTCAGATCGGTGAAGAAGAGCACTCGCTAGCTAGCTGGTGTAGCTCACTGGTTCTCAAATGATTTTGAAACAAGGCTCACCATTCATGAAAACAAGAATTTCCAAGGTACACGTTTGCATGTGAAACATCATAAGACTAATTCCAAAACACATCTGCCCAGCTCCCAAAGCACAGCAGTGTGCAATGGCacggtttgagaaccactggtctagCTGGAAAGGATGCACCCAAATACAAATACGTTATTCAGAAATGCACAAACAATGCAGTGTAAACAGATCATTTTTGTACTTGAAGTTTCTCGTTATCATTCGGAAAAAGGTTAGCTCCATGAGTGAAATGTCTATGTTCGATTCAATTTTTCGACCCAATTTATTttcatatagcgcctttcacaacagagtcatcCCAAGGCGCTTTACAGTGGATGGGTTGTAATACATTAAACATCATTAGAAAGACTAATACAGCACgtgaaaaggaaggaaagaaatgaAATAAAGAATGCCAGATGATATGTTTCCTCAAATAAATTCACATCATTGTTGATATTCACAAGATATAAATGCCCATTCAGTTTGAAACATGGGGCTTTAATTTCACTAACTAGTCATTTAATTTAGTTCAAATGATTTAAAAGTGATCGCTGTGTTCTGTAGTTGACTCACCAAGCTAGAGCACAACAGGCAACAGCCTCAGAGCTGGAAATGGTGCAATTATTAGGTAAAAATCGAAAGATTTCTTGGTTGGGCTAAGCCCCCAGTGTTTCAGGACCCTAACAGCACCACCACTCATCAAGTTATTTAGCTTATTAAGTTAATTCATTTAAGGTGTaggtgaaatttaatgaatacatgCAATGACAGATGAAGAGAGATTTCGGAACTAAAGCGATGTTCATCTTGCCATCCTACAAGATGTCAGAAACGTTGTAGAGCAGAAGAAATTCTTATGGTATCTTTACATATtactttatattatattacaatTCACTTGCATacattctaatgttaaactgtTTTCTTTTTATGAGCAGATATATCAGAGAAATATTCagtattttctttgactgcgaAAGACTTTTTCATGGCATTATAGGCCAGCTATACATACAATGCTAAATATTCCAACCAAAATTGTTTCTGTAGGGAAaattaaatgcaaaatacttACAGAGTGGCATGGAAGGGACCTCCTAGTACCGACTGACCAAAATATTGCTTGGGTCCAATTCTCATTATATCTGGAATCTAAGATGAatataaagaaaatgtttttttttaaatattttttacaatAAGCTTATGATGGATAGCAGGTTATTAACTAGAACAAGGCTTGTAGTTACCTCTAGTACAAGTATAATAAAAGCACCCAGGACACTGATCATCTCTCCCACTAATCGTAGCTGGTCATTATACGTTAAGTAGCTCTCCTGATGATGAAAGGAAATGTAATAAAGGACAGAGTGAAACAATGCTCCCACCAAACTGCTGAAATTATGCACCCAAAAAGTTGATGTTTTCTTACATCCAGAGTCTTTGGAATATAGATGGTATTATCCTGATGTATCAGGGTGTAATTCTCTGGGATTGGCTTCAGTGGGCGGTAGACACAGCAGAGAGTAAAGATCCCCATGTACAAGTGGTACAGTAGTGCCAAAAACCTTTgtcacaaaacaacaaaatgatAATTCATACATGTAATAATGAATGTGATGTAATAAAATCTTTAGAACACAAATTCATCATGAAGTCTCCATAGAGCTCGCAATAAGATGCATTATTTTAAGTACAAAGACTGAGGAATGGACTGCTAAGGTACAGGACTGGGAAAACTCTATATAAATCTTAGTGAATCAATAAACCTTTGACACTCATGGTTTATAAGGCAATAGCATCCTCATCATAATACCAAAAAATACAAAAGACGGCTACCTAAAATAATGCTTGGCATATAACTTCCACTTGAGATCAATGAGCTGTTTTGCTGGAGGTACATCTAGTACCTTCCTCGCCTGAGAGAGAAGAGAGAAGGAAAGTAGAGATCATAGCCCTGAGACTTGGTGAAAACACTGTTGTCCCTCTTTATTTACTTCACGGCAGCCTAATTCATTATTCACCTCTTTTTTATGGCTCACTATGACATTCTCCAGTACAGAGAATTCATCGCCATATGAGTCAAACTCCGTCAGGTCGTAAAGATGGGAGTTGAGAGGGCCCAAAGTCCACTGGCTTCGCCGTCTGCTATTGACCAAATGTTGAAACACCTGGATAGGCAGCGTAAAATGAGGGACAGGGGATCATTAGGAtattaataacatcataatttaCTCTGTTTTTCATTCATAACACTTGTAAGACACATTAGTGCATCCAATAAGAAGTGCAAGATGTGAGTTTTACTAAAACAACTGTTGTAAAACAATGCAGAATGAAGTATGTGAAAAATCTGTCATTTTCCTGTGTTTAGTAACATCAGTTTTGATTTCCTGTCACATTCAGAAGTGAATTTAAAATACCAATGACTTTTAAAGTCAAAAATATCTACTCCATCTGTTTTTCTCAGTTGGAGGCTATCCTGTATGTGGTTGCTCCTGTTTTAAGTATTAGGTGAAAGTTCCTATATGACACAAGGTCACAATTCTGTCATGTGACTACCCCATGTGACTTGCTGTGTCAGGTCATGATGTGGGTTTGAAAGTCTCAAAAGTTTGTTGTATTTGTCCAATGTTGTAGAGTATGGGCTTCCAAGCTGTTGATGACTGCAGACTAGCATATATCATCCAAAATTTTACTGGTAAAATACATCAATCAGGCAGGGGGAGGCGGGTGGGCGTGGTTTTCGAATAGCATGCCAGATTTAATATGTTTATTAATTGCCATTATTTTCAGATGTAATGAGAATGTGTGGATGTCAGGGGTTATTAATATAAGGTGCATTGTGAAAAAAGCTAGTTTTGATtatagttttttgttttttgccaATTAACCAACCCCCAGTGTTCTGTGGCTCACTGGAATACTGCCTGGGATCTACAGCATCCCTACTTTTCCCTTGTGTCTCTCCTCTTCTGCTTCCAACTGTCTCAAATGGTGAAACATCACCACATCTGTCTCATGTATGTTTCCATGGACAGGATTAATAACTTTAGTTGTTAAGTGCCAACCAACAATAATTATAATGAAGATTTCTTACTTGACATATTATTGACATATTATTGTATGTGTATATGCTCTGTGATGGCTGCTGGTCCCCCACAATCCTTTGCTGGGGAAGTGATTCGATGACAGGTGCATTTCTCACCAACATGTTTCCCtccttagcagatgcttttaaggGAGTTAATCCCCGGTAGTTGGTCTGGCGGTCCAATGGTATGTCTCTGTTCAGCTCTTTATCCGATGCCAAGAAGATGTCAATAACTTTGGTAACAGATTCTTTACTATTTTGCATAGCAAGAATGTGCAGCACTGTGTTTCCTAATGAAAGACACAAGCAgaggataaatgttaaaaaaattaAGGTAATAAAATTATACAAATGAATCGGAAAATGGGGAGATGGTGTAAGCTCGTTGTAGGTCATGGATGTTCATAGGATTGAAAAGAAATAAACAGGAATTTACCAAAGCTGTCTTGCGCCCTGATGTTGGCTCCAGCATTGATCAGCGCACTGAGAATCTCTTCGTTTCCCACACAAGCAGCGAAAGACACAATGTGTTCGCCTGACATTGGAGACAGTTGCATGTTGAAAAATGAAATGgctcaaacacacacaagcagacACTCAAATTAGTTACATAAATCTTTGTGGATACTCtctattcatttttatgggcaaaaccctaatgtCAACAATGACGACCTGAACCGTTACTCAGCcataaccttaatcataagtaaccaaacaaaatacaagacttttggctgtTTTAGTTCAAAATGATTAAATTGATTGATTAAAGTTCAAAATTGGTTAAAAGTTCTGAAATTGAGTTTCTCTTTGAGGGAACTGaacaaaatgtccccacaaggtcaaatcATAAGAGattttcatcacattgtgggaaaATCTGGttcccacaatataatatatatatgcccacacacacacgtattcaCATCTTTCTGGGGACCgtacattcatttctatggaaaaaGCCCTAATCCCAAAACTGACAACCGTAAGCTCTCACCCAGCCCTTACTTTAACCatcagtaaccaaacaaaatgaaaagattttgacatttaatttttttgatttCAGATAGAGATTTCTGTAAAActgaggttccccttgtggGACTAAAACATTTTGTCTCAACAATGTAGTACACATAACCTACACAcatatacgcacacacacacacacacacacacacacacacacacacgcacacacacatacggacACACGTATGCATGCACAGGTACTAATGTAAAAAACATGAATGATACCATTAATAGTACAGCTGGAAAAACACTAGTTGCAATTCCCAAAAAGATGTAGTACTGTAGATGTATTTCTTCTCTAAAGTTTTTTCCAAACAGAAGCCACAACTCATACCACATGTAGTAAGTAGTCTGTTTCTCACTTATTTTACACCCCAGAGGTTCCACCAAGGAAGCCACAGCTGTATTAAAGGTGAAACCCttgtgatttttaaaatgtgtatCAAAGGTGACACTTTTGTATCTGTCTGGGGTAGCGGGACGAGCCTTGCAGATATTCTACTTGGGCCCAAAAACGAAACTGCTCTGCTTGCAGCTACAGTCTAAAACCCCCAGGATTTGAAACAGCTCTTTCTCTCACCATAGTACAAGAGTCCTCCTCTTCTTTTCATAAAATAGATCCCGGTCACCCTAGGAGTTGCTACATCAGCGCCATTGGCAATTAACTCTTTTACCAAGTCCAGGTTTTGGTTCATCACAGCAATGTGAAGCGCGGTCagacctgcagggagagaatcACAGAATCAATACCTGCATAAAAAAAGCTTTCTTTAACTTTACATCATTTGAACATTAGATAatctattcatccattttcaatagTCACTTTTCCAGTATGAACTTAAGGTGATTTTGGGAACATTTCAGGAAGCTCAGGGTGCAAGACAGGGGACATTCTGGCCGGAATTACAGTACATCTTAGGTAATCTACTATGGCTCATTTAGAAACATCAGTTAATCCTTGCATTGCAGCAGGAAACTGAAGTATATGGAGAAAATCCATGTGATCCTGAGGAGAAAACCTCGACACTCATACCTGGGTAGAGGAGggacaaccctggaggtgtgagactgCAGTGCTAACCTCTGATCTGCTGTGCCTCCCACAGGCCGTAATAATGAATGATATAAAACATGCATGCCACAGTTCTAATGTGGTTGGATGGAACAAATCTGAATTTTTACCCTggtagaggtcagaggtcatgggCTCATTTATGAGCTCAGGAACCTCTTCCATTATAGCCACTGAAGCCTCTAGGTGATTTGCCAGTGCTGCCACATGGAGTGCAGTctccccaagggcccctgaggcAGGGAGACACAAACACTTAATAAGTGACTTTAACAATGAATTGGGTGCCTTACAGTGTCATAGGCTAATACTGACAATAACAGAAAGTCCACTTCCAACTTCCAACATGTATGAACTACAGTGTTTACaatagtgatggacaaaatgatgcCTCGTGAACCATGTGAAGTATTTTATCCCCCTTCTAAAGGTGGTCTTGGCTTGCTTTGTTGCATATTTTGAGCCATTTTTTGAACTGACAGCACCATCTATTGGCGTCAaaaaatatagcaaatggttcatgaagcatttTTTTGCCATCAGTAGTTTGCAGCATTTATTTACATGTTTGTTCAAAGAGTACAGAGATACTGATTACATAAAAAACTAGAAAACTATTACCAATCAATCAATCACTCAATTAATTAAACTGTTATGAGACTATCATCACGGGCACGTTAAGTAATTGCCtcttcatcaaaaaaaaaaaaagtacaatttCAATATTACTTTACTGTAATAATATTGTTTAGAAATCAATTCAGGGGTGAAAATAGATTAAGCAGGAGAAGATCAGGCCACACCTCTTTCGAAGATATCTGTGGATGGACATTTAAGGAGCTTTTTTATGGAACCAACGGCATTCTCATGGGCAGCGAAGAAGAGAGGGATGTCATTCACTCTAAAAAAGGGATGTGAAAGTGAATATAAGCTGATTGAGTCCAGGCTGCAtattacattttggggaaggCAGAGAATCTGATTAATCTGTGAAATTGTCGAAAAAGCTGGCAGAATTATAATGATATTATAGTTGtgttttcctgtttgttttATGACTTCTGTGCTTTGTATTGAATTTATCATAGCGTACCATGCAATATGTATATTAACATGTGCCTTTTGTATGACTAGATACTAGAATGAATTCCTTGTACTATGCTTGTACTTGGCGAAATAATGCTGACCGTAGTTCTGAAACTTCTTAGTGTATTACGAGTTGATCAATTTAGTGTGAGAATAAGTGTCAATTCTGATGGTTTCCCATATGACTTACAGTTTCCACCCCGTTTTGCCATCTGACGGCCATGAGATGGAATCCCCCCCCGgaccccatccagggtttttAACCTACTATCTCACTGTTTTCAATGCAGCTAGGTTGACATATATATGCGAATAAGACACAGCCTCCATCTTTACTCTGTTTACCTCTGGCTTTGTAGCATGAAAATCTCATCAACCATTTGAGTCCACGCTTTTTTGTTCTTTAGGCGGAATCGAAGTTGCCCCCACCGATGACTGAGCTCTGAAAGAGCGATGCGTGCCAAAGGTGGACCCATGGCCTCAAGTTGAGTCTCTCACTGGACCTGTTGCTGAAACATAAGCAGGTTAGGGTACAATCAAAATAACACAAACACATGAACTGTACAAATAACACAGAGTTTTGTATGTATGTGAGAGAGTAAGGGAGACAAAGGAAAGGTGTCTATACTAGGGACTCAGCTAACATTTTAAGAAACTGTTTCAATTGTTGCACTTAAATTGAATTGCAGTTAAACAATATATATAATGTTTGGAGAGAGGAGAAAGGACAGGAGACAGTTTCTTAGCCCGTGAAGGAGggcaaactgtttattattccagaaaaaggaaaaactaTCTGGTTGCCACCAAGACACACACAGCCTGCACACACTCTGGCAGGAAGAAAAGAAGCTTCAAAAGCGCATCTGCTCTGAGAATTCTGGCGGAATGAAGAACCCGCTACAATCGACTTTATCAAAACCAGCATTCTTTGTCAGAAATGCACATTAAAGACAATTAACTACTACTGAAAGTAACATGGAAATCTTTTAATAAAatacttttaaattaaattatacaTTTAACCATCAAACACATAAAAATAGACAATAGAAACTAAATAAAGACAAACAACAGTTCTCCAAATATTCTGCTGATTTCTATAGAATAATTCAGGAATAATATGGAATAATCTATAGAAAAAAGAATCATTCAAAGCAAAATACAGTTAATACTCATTTTACTTATCATATGCATTACTCCAACTTacagtacagattttaacagAAGCAATAAAAACAACAGATTAAGTAAGACAGGTAACCTTACCTGTGCAATTCAAACAGTCAGTACCACAAATTTCCCAAGTATTACAGAATACCGCGGGACATCACATTAGGATGTAATGTGCTACATCAGTGTAATTGTACACAGGGTAGTGTTGGAAAATCCTGCATGTGAAACTTTATGACAGCAGACATTTAAGGCAAAACCGGAGGCGGAGAAACGTGTGTGAGGGAGGAGAGAGGACAGAGGCAGGTAGCCTGATGTTCAGATAGGACAACAGAAACGTtggctgcatccatccatccatccatccatccatccatccatccatccatccatccccaccTGTTCTATGTGGGGTCACAGGGCAGTCATGTTGTCAAATGATGGGTTAGAACCCCCTCTGACATTTGTTTTCTTTCTAGCAGGTACATAGCCAAGTAAGGAACCCCCTTACAGCCGCCAATCTACTGAGCCCCTACCTAGAGGGACCTATTAGTATGATTGCTGGACTGCCCCCACCTACCTACCTGAcataaaattttaattattggGTCTGTCTCAGGGGTCGGGACCCAAGGAATAACCATCCCTTACATAAATAAGGGAAAACTAATATTAACTAATATAACCAGAGGTCTCACCTTGACAGGAATTTTAGTACCAAGAACCCTGGGCAACTACACCAATTTTACCAATTGTAccaat
Protein-coding sequences here:
- the si:dkey-26c10.5 gene encoding C-type lectin domain family 2 member D isoform X5 — protein: MYIKFCRNYLIGEEKEKGPDESKEYEEVQRGIRIYRTMSIILFVLTVILAAAVIALCASSQIRSTCLNEENQEKDPSDVCSVQLCNELYPALVPQKKDTGCHRCGQGWLQFENWCFLLSDVRETWSRSREQCRKWGADLAVIDNQQVQAFLTEKGSLVYWIGLSRSTGGEWTWINQTVLADSYWAPGADGENCGCLMGKQSPGSNWGSAPCMYYTAYICQKMV
- the si:dkey-26c10.5 gene encoding C-type lectin domain family 2 member D isoform X4, with protein sequence MYIKFCRNYLIGEEKEKGPDESKEYEEVQRGIRIYRTMSIILFVLTVILAAAVIALCASKGQIRSTCLNEENQEKDPSDVCSVQLCNELYPALVPQKKDTGCHRCGQGWLQFENWCFLLSDVRETWSRSREQCRKWGADLAVIDNQQVQAFLTEKGSLVYWIGLSRSTGGEWTWINQTVLADSYWAPGADGENCGCLMGKQSPGSNWGSAPCMYYTAYICQKMV
- the si:dkey-26c10.5 gene encoding brevican core protein isoform X3, with protein sequence MELQKIEKLEVCGDHQKGEDEEKPGTAKEKSELLAKTGKDNEPDYRTLDRPTENIYETAVVPSTEKTREGQIRSTCLNEENQEKDPSDVCSVQLCNELYPALVPQKKDTGCHRCGQGWLQFENWCFLLSDVRETWSRSREQCRKWGADLAVIDNQQVQAFLTEKGSLVYWIGLSRSTGGEWTWINQTVLADSYWAPGADGENCGCLMGKQSPGSNWGSAPCMYYTAYICQKMV
- the trpv6 gene encoding transient receptor potential cation channel subfamily V member 6, with product MGPPLARIALSELSHRWGQLRFRLKNKKAWTQMVDEIFMLQSQRVNDIPLFFAAHENAVGSIKKLLKCPSTDIFERGALGETALHVAALANHLEASVAIMEEVPELINEPMTSDLYQGLTALHIAVMNQNLDLVKELIANGADVATPRVTGIYFMKRRGGLLYYGEHIVSFAACVGNEEILSALINAGANIRAQDSFGNTVLHILAMQNSKESVTKVIDIFLASDKELNRDIPLDRQTNYRGLTPLKASAKEGNMLVFQHLVNSRRRSQWTLGPLNSHLYDLTEFDSYGDEFSVLENVIVSHKKEARKVLDVPPAKQLIDLKWKLYAKHYFRFLALLYHLYMGIFTLCCVYRPLKPIPENYTLIHQDNTIYIPKTLDESYLTYNDQLRLVGEMISVLGAFIILVLEIPDIMRIGPKQYFGQSVLGGPFHATLIGYSCLVLLVCLLRVAELPGEENAMSLALILGWCNIMYFARGFQMLGPYMIMVQKILCGDVVRFIWLITVTLLACTTAMWMIYMTQDPTKVPSFRSFGVTLFSEFEVSIGLVDLIVDNSQPNPPIVYVLHVVFSLVCSLLIINLLISMMGDTHWKVTQERDELWKTQLVATILMLERRLPRCLWPRIGVNGAEYNLGDCWYLRVEDRNEPDTKKTHQPVNSSSSDSVKNEPTSSLVDIVRKAKPIMMGGAGRGRGKRNWQVLKASYVAQKQKSANT